The Nitrospirota bacterium genome includes a window with the following:
- the trpC gene encoding indole-3-glycerol phosphate synthase TrpC: MILDEIVTHKRNELKDKKIRRPFSELKRRVINLEGTRDLSGAISRGKDEPLKLIAEIKKASPSKGVIRERFEPSEIALTYEDSGASAISVLTEKKFFMGDIEHLSVVRRMVKLPLLRKDFIFDTYQIYESRLYGADAVLLIAEILTRQMIEDLIGISKELDMDCLVETHHWKEMDKALLAGAEIIGINNRNLDTLSVDINTTFNLIKDIPDDRVVVSESGIKTKEDIKRLRDSRIDAVLIGTVFMEADDIGKKVEELMGVKP, encoded by the coding sequence CGTTTTCTGAATTAAAGAGGCGGGTCATAAACCTTGAAGGTACAAGGGACCTTTCAGGGGCTATATCGAGAGGAAAAGACGAGCCGTTAAAACTCATTGCAGAGATAAAGAAGGCATCGCCATCAAAAGGGGTTATTCGTGAGCGGTTTGAGCCTTCAGAGATAGCGCTGACATATGAGGATTCGGGTGCATCGGCTATTTCAGTTCTGACAGAGAAGAAGTTTTTTATGGGGGATATCGAACATCTATCTGTTGTGAGAAGGATGGTTAAACTCCCTCTTCTGAGAAAGGATTTTATCTTTGATACTTATCAGATATATGAGTCACGTCTTTATGGTGCAGATGCAGTGCTACTTATAGCCGAGATACTCACGAGACAGATGATAGAAGATTTAATCGGAATCTCGAAGGAACTTGATATGGACTGCCTTGTAGAGACACATCACTGGAAGGAGATGGATAAAGCACTTCTTGCAGGTGCAGAGATTATCGGAATAAATAACAGGAATCTTGATACACTTTCTGTTGACATTAATACGACATTCAATCTTATCAAGGACATACCGGATGACAGGGTGGTAGTAAGCGAAAGTGGGATAAAGACCAAGGAAGACATAAAGAGACTGCGTGATTCAAGGATAGATGCAGTTCTCATCGGCACAGTATTTATGGAAGCCGATGATATAGGGAAGAAGGTTGAGGAGTTGATGGGAGTGAAGCCCTGA